One Candidatus Babeliales bacterium DNA window includes the following coding sequences:
- the leuS gene encoding leucine--tRNA ligase, whose protein sequence is MSYDFKIVEEKWRNSWQKDPYFKMKNDQSKEKFYCLDMFPYPSGSGIHVGHWKGYVFSDVYARMKWLQGYDVLHPMGWDAFGLPAENDAIKKGIHPKGGTASNVANFKRQLAYIGSMYDWSKEVDTTDPAYYKWTQWIFLQMYKAGLAYQDSMPINWCPKCLTGLANEEVVAGGCERCGSPTEQKPVRQWVLRITDYAEKLLQGLEKLEWPEKVKLMQSNWIGKSEGLVFTAPVKDTNLTLQTFNAHFEAFGADTFVVIAPDHPFLPTLLAGTEREKEVLEYCRTLLHKRNENKFEEKEIEGIFTGRYIVDPVGNGDLPIWVASFAIKDYGTGIVKCSAHDERDFKFAKKYGIPLKPVLFPEDPVLAAQVQNQEVCYTDMQHGILQAPAQFAGKRAGDVRQAIIEYCEHKGLAERKVSYRLRDWIFSRQRYWGEPIPLVHCDVCGVVPVPENELPIVLPEVERYQPTGTGESPLAAITEWVNTPCPQCGVPAKRETNTMPQWAGSCWYFLRYPNPGLTDKPFSERDMQHWLPVDLYVGGIEHAILHLLYARFYVKVLHDLGHLPFDEPFKQLFNQGMVCMKSSISGRVEKMSKSKGNVVNPDEIVEEMGADTLRMYMLFMGPPELDTEWQTASIRGVYSFLNRLWLFLTAESTLLPAGKKAEKSAQQRFHQFLKDYQQRLETFKVNTAVSAVMEYLNDLTSQKLQFDREMLEQFLTALSVMVPHFASELIEKLLNKQLAQCTWPAYNAELAHVSQVEYAIQVNGKLRGNILLTKGLVQADVEPLAKEQIAKWLEDKELIKTVFVQDRLISFVIKG, encoded by the coding sequence ATGAGTTACGATTTTAAGATTGTTGAAGAAAAATGGCGTAATTCTTGGCAAAAAGATCCTTACTTCAAGATGAAGAATGATCAGTCCAAAGAGAAGTTTTATTGTCTAGACATGTTTCCCTATCCGTCCGGGTCTGGTATCCACGTGGGCCACTGGAAGGGTTATGTGTTTTCAGACGTTTATGCCCGCATGAAGTGGCTGCAAGGTTACGATGTGCTGCATCCAATGGGTTGGGACGCCTTTGGCCTGCCAGCAGAAAACGATGCTATTAAAAAAGGAATTCATCCAAAAGGCGGTACTGCCAGCAACGTTGCCAACTTTAAGCGCCAACTTGCCTACATTGGTTCTATGTACGACTGGAGCAAAGAGGTTGATACCACCGATCCTGCTTACTACAAATGGACCCAATGGATCTTTTTGCAAATGTACAAAGCAGGTCTTGCCTACCAAGACAGCATGCCCATTAATTGGTGCCCAAAGTGCCTTACCGGCCTTGCCAATGAAGAGGTTGTTGCTGGCGGGTGTGAGCGTTGTGGCTCGCCAACTGAGCAAAAGCCCGTGCGTCAATGGGTTTTGCGGATTACCGATTATGCCGAAAAATTGCTTCAAGGCCTTGAAAAGCTTGAGTGGCCTGAAAAAGTTAAGCTTATGCAAAGCAACTGGATTGGCAAGAGTGAGGGGCTAGTTTTTACCGCGCCGGTCAAAGACACCAACCTTACTTTACAGACCTTTAACGCTCATTTCGAAGCTTTTGGTGCCGATACGTTTGTGGTTATAGCGCCGGACCATCCATTTTTGCCGACATTGTTGGCAGGTACCGAGCGTGAAAAAGAAGTTCTTGAGTATTGCAGAACCTTACTTCATAAGCGTAATGAAAATAAATTTGAAGAAAAAGAGATCGAAGGTATCTTTACCGGTCGCTATATTGTTGATCCGGTTGGTAATGGTGACCTGCCAATTTGGGTTGCCAGTTTTGCCATAAAAGATTATGGGACTGGCATTGTTAAATGCTCTGCGCACGATGAGCGTGACTTTAAATTTGCTAAAAAATACGGCATACCGCTCAAGCCTGTTTTGTTCCCTGAAGATCCAGTTTTGGCTGCTCAGGTACAAAACCAAGAAGTGTGCTATACCGATATGCAGCATGGCATTTTGCAGGCCCCGGCCCAGTTTGCTGGCAAACGTGCGGGTGATGTGCGTCAGGCAATTATTGAGTATTGTGAACACAAGGGCTTGGCCGAACGCAAAGTTTCATACCGTTTGCGTGACTGGATTTTCTCGCGCCAACGTTATTGGGGTGAGCCTATCCCTCTGGTGCATTGCGATGTTTGCGGTGTTGTTCCGGTGCCAGAAAATGAATTACCAATCGTGTTGCCCGAGGTTGAGCGCTATCAACCAACGGGAACCGGTGAGTCGCCGCTGGCTGCTATTACTGAATGGGTTAATACGCCGTGTCCACAATGTGGCGTACCAGCAAAGAGAGAAACTAACACTATGCCGCAATGGGCAGGTTCATGCTGGTATTTCTTGCGTTATCCAAACCCAGGCTTAACCGACAAGCCATTTAGTGAGCGTGACATGCAGCATTGGTTGCCCGTTGATTTGTATGTTGGCGGTATTGAGCATGCCATTTTGCATCTTTTGTACGCGCGCTTTTATGTTAAAGTGTTGCATGATCTTGGTCACTTGCCATTTGATGAACCGTTTAAACAACTGTTCAATCAAGGCATGGTGTGTATGAAGAGCTCCATTTCTGGGCGTGTTGAAAAAATGTCAAAATCTAAAGGCAATGTGGTTAACCCGGACGAAATTGTTGAAGAAATGGGTGCCGACACGCTGCGTATGTACATGCTTTTTATGGGGCCACCAGAGCTTGATACTGAATGGCAAACGGCATCGATCAGGGGCGTTTATAGTTTCTTAAATCGCTTGTGGTTGTTTTTGACTGCCGAAAGCACATTGTTGCCTGCTGGTAAAAAAGCAGAAAAATCTGCGCAACAACGCTTCCATCAGTTTTTAAAAGATTACCAACAACGCTTGGAAACGTTTAAAGTTAACACTGCTGTATCGGCTGTTATGGAATATTTGAATGATTTGACGAGTCAAAAATTGCAATTCGACCGTGAAATGCTTGAACAATTTTTGACCGCGCTTTCAGTTATGGTGCCGCATTTTGCCAGTGAGTTGATTGAAAAGCTGTTGAATAAACAATTGGCACAGTGTACCTGGCCTGCGTACAACGCTGAGCTGGCGCATGTTTCTCAAGTTGAATATGCAATTCAAGTTAATGGTAAGCTGCGTGGCAATATACTTTTGACAAAAGGCTTAGTGCAGGCTGATGTAGAGCCACTTGCCAAAGAACAGATTGCCAAATGGCTTGAAGACAAAGAACTTATTAAAACGGTCTTTGTGCAAGATCGCTTAATTAGTTTTGTCATCAAAGGCTAG
- a CDS encoding ankyrin repeat domain-containing protein, producing MKKIIQSSLLFCGFLSSCFAVESKESLAKNSKAINNKKLSEALISNNQPFLHKYLDSKNIDSRDKNNNTLLHKAIELGHEHAIALLLNKKANVNALNNKNKTPLHIAAKKGNTKVVISLLANKAKVNAKTNKNKTALHYAAQKGNKDIVATLLSQGADITAFDRFARTPMHTAIENNQIEVMQMLEKYAQTLAKNPGKTNQNEDN from the coding sequence ATGAAAAAAATTATACAGAGTTCACTACTATTTTGTGGCTTTTTATCGTCATGCTTTGCTGTTGAGAGCAAAGAAAGCCTTGCAAAAAACAGTAAAGCGATAAACAATAAAAAACTTTCTGAAGCTCTTATTTCCAATAACCAACCATTTTTACATAAATATCTTGATTCAAAAAATATTGATTCACGCGACAAAAACAATAACACCCTTCTCCATAAAGCAATAGAGCTTGGCCACGAACACGCAATAGCACTTCTTCTCAATAAAAAAGCCAATGTAAATGCTCTCAATAACAAAAACAAAACCCCTCTTCATATTGCCGCGAAAAAAGGAAACACCAAAGTTGTTATCTCTCTGCTTGCCAACAAAGCAAAAGTAAATGCTAAAACAAACAAAAACAAAACGGCTTTACACTACGCTGCACAAAAGGGAAATAAAGACATTGTCGCAACTCTTTTGTCACAAGGCGCTGATATTACCGCTTTTGACAGATTTGCCAGAACACCAATGCACACGGCAATTGAAAACAACCAAATTGAAGTTATGCAAATGCTTGAAAAATACGCACAAACGCTTGCCAAAAACCCAGGCAAAACAAACCAAAATGAAGACAACTAA
- a CDS encoding NUDIX domain-containing protein, giving the protein MSQTTPKSTPVTKQDEKILVVPARKLFSSNSINGFHPLKDFDFYANLIATNKEFLWRSDMEQDATYKQIIPYLIFTYNDKYFLMQRRGSASEQRLKNKRTLGIGGHIREDDIAGKDIIDWAKREFHEEVNYDGTLDVEILGLINDESNEVGMVHTGFAFLLKGNNPNISIRSELKEGHLLTLEECAEYYDAMETWTQLVFNFLQQRTQG; this is encoded by the coding sequence ATGAGCCAAACAACGCCAAAAAGTACCCCCGTCACCAAACAAGACGAAAAAATTTTAGTGGTCCCCGCCCGCAAGCTTTTTTCGAGCAATTCAATCAACGGCTTTCATCCACTTAAAGATTTCGATTTTTACGCAAACTTGATTGCCACCAACAAAGAATTTTTGTGGCGCTCCGACATGGAACAAGACGCAACCTACAAACAAATTATCCCGTATCTTATCTTTACGTACAACGACAAATATTTCTTAATGCAACGCAGAGGGTCTGCCAGCGAACAACGATTAAAAAATAAGCGCACGCTGGGCATTGGCGGGCATATCCGCGAAGACGATATTGCCGGCAAAGATATTATTGACTGGGCAAAGCGCGAGTTTCACGAGGAAGTAAATTATGATGGCACGCTTGATGTTGAAATTTTGGGCCTGATTAATGACGAAAGTAACGAGGTAGGCATGGTACACACCGGCTTTGCCTTCTTACTCAAAGGCAATAACCCCAACATCAGCATTCGCTCAGAGCTCAAAGAAGGGCATTTATTAACACTTGAAGAATGCGCAGAATATTACGACGCCATGGAAACATGGACACAACTTGTTTTTAACTTTTTACAGCAAAGAACCCAAGGATAA